In a single window of the Drosophila albomicans strain 15112-1751.03 chromosome 3, ASM965048v2, whole genome shotgun sequence genome:
- the LOC117571245 gene encoding uncharacterized protein LOC117571245 — translation MEGERFDASRDALEPNSLKPDTTLELEIEECNNSSVDDTPPAMIIVETCINSALDSRMPIALQAATKQADAIETVEQEAGCSITLGLKPNVQFMRLPQSAATTQGKQQLSSTEAALAAANISCATEIFAGNSKSYVTAELEKLQLQQQQCRSVADGATQCNNLNNLDYEASNSSGSVPSIGSLVCRICHNADNPEQLVSPCLCKGSLSYVHVHCLERWISTSRCTICELCQFHYNTEQTLRYTCLQSLRLWYSRAMSRRALQEDCQMFSLLTLVAFGIIGTLLVGIQYYALNTQSWGVSKLWTKSWMLFFLLMTIVVYFANVYMLVKSQLTPWYRWWQSARDIKLILENKRPFPNPNRVQPLIVDAASVSASMFTHHDQQDVHPRSSQPTFVTPTSSANSSVTSLPPPPPPLPASTAAKSALTQALPEAAIELAMLCSSPQSPEDCATLTSDGDVTAAAEAAAAEREQLKEATENSQEEDSLKAEGNGN, via the exons ATGGAGGGCGAGAGATTTG ATGCCTCTCGAGATGCACTGGAGCCAAACTCACTGAAGCCAGACACCACTCTAGAGCTGGAAATTGAGGAGtgtaacaacagcagcgtgGACGATACACCGCCTGCTATGATCATCGTCGAAACATGCATCAACTCTGCGCTCGACAGTCGCATGCCAATCGCGCTGCAAGCAGCCACAAAACAGGCAGATGCAATCGAGACTGTCGAACAGGAGGCTGGCTGCTCCATTACACTGGGTCTCAAGCCCAATGTGCAGTTCATGCGCTTGCCACAAAGTGCGGCCACTACCCAAGGCAAGCAGCAATTGTCCAGCACTGAGGCTGCTCTGGCCGCGGCGAATATCTCGTGTGCCACCGAAATCTTtgctggcaacagcaaaagttaTGTGACAGCGGAGTTGGAGAAACTtcaactacaacagcagcagtgtcGTTCAGTTGCTGATGGCGCCACACAGTGCAACAACCTCAACAACCTGGACTATGAGGCGTCCAATTCGAGCGGTTCGGTGCCATCGATTGGCTCGCTCGTCTGTCGCATTTGCCACAATGCGGATAATCCCGAACA ACTGGTGTCGCCGTGTTTGTGCAAAGGCTCGCTGTCATATGTGCACGTGCATTGCCTGGAGCGCTGGATTAGCACATCGCGTTGCACGATCTGTGAACTGTGCCAGTTTCATTACAACACGGAGCAGACATTGCG ATACACCTGCTTGCAATCGCTGCGTTTGTGGTACTCACGGGCGATGAGTCGTCGGGCGTTGCAGGAGGATTGCCAGATGTTCTCGCTACTGACACTGGTGGCATTTGGCATTATTGGCACATTGCTGGTGGGCATTCAGTACTATGCGCTCAACACACAGTCCTGGGGTGTCAGCAAGCTCTGGACCAAGTCCTGGATGCTCTTCTTTCTGCTGATGACG ATTGTGGTTTATTTTGCCAATGTTTACATGCTGGTCAAATCGCAACTGACGCCCTGGTATCG CTGGTGGCAATCGGCGCGTGACATTAAGCTCATCTTGGAGAACAAGCGACCTTTTCCCAATCCCAATCGTGTGCAGCCCTTGATTGTGGATGCAGCCTCGGTGTCCGCCTCCATGTTCACCCACCATGATCAGCAGGACGTGCATCCGCGCTCCTCACAGCCCACCTTTGTCACGCCCACCTCCAGTGCCAACTCAAGTGTCACCTCGTTGccgccgcctccgcctccgctgCCAGCTTCAACTGCAGCCAAGTCAGCCCTGACCCAAGCGTTACCCGAGGCGGCCATTGAGCTGGCGATGCTGTGCAGCAGTCCCCAGAGTCCCGAAGATTGCGCTACGCTGACGTCTGACGGAGAtgtcactgctgctgctgaggctgctgctgctgagagGGAGCAGCTCAAGGAGGCGACAGAAAACAGCCAGGAGGAGGACAGCCTCAAGGCCGAGGGCAATGGCAACTAA